One segment of Nostoc flagelliforme CCNUN1 DNA contains the following:
- the hisS gene encoding histidine--tRNA ligase, translating into MAKGDKINFSTPSGFPEFLPSEKRLELYLLDIIRRVFESYGFTPIETPAVERLEVLQAKGNQGDNIIYGIDPILPPNRQAERDKSGETGSEARALKFDQTVPLAAYIARHLNELTFPFARYQMDVVFRGERAKDGRFRQFRQCDIDVVARRELSLLYDAQMPAIITEIFKAINIGDFLIRINNRKVLTGFFKSVGITEDKIKSCIGIVDNLEKIGETKVKQELEKEGISGEQTQKIIDFIKIDGSVDEVLDKLKHLAENLSETEQLSLGITELQTVIAGVRNLGVAENRFCIDLSIARGLDYYTGTVYETTLLGHEALGSICSGGRYEELVGVFLGEKMPGVGISIGLTRLISRLLKAGILSTLAATPAQVMVVNMQEDLMPTYLKISQHLRQAGINVITNFDKRPLGKQFQLADKQGIQFCVIIGSEEVAAQKSSLKDLKTGEQVEVLLVDLAEEVKKRLG; encoded by the coding sequence ATGGCAAAAGGTGACAAAATAAACTTTTCTACTCCTAGTGGTTTCCCAGAATTTCTGCCTAGTGAAAAGCGTCTAGAATTATATTTGCTAGATATCATCCGTAGAGTTTTTGAAAGCTATGGATTTACGCCCATAGAAACACCTGCTGTAGAACGTTTAGAAGTGCTGCAAGCTAAAGGAAATCAAGGCGACAATATTATTTATGGTATTGACCCCATCCTGCCACCAAATCGACAAGCCGAGAGAGATAAATCGGGTGAAACTGGTTCAGAAGCAAGAGCTTTAAAGTTTGATCAAACAGTTCCATTAGCAGCGTATATTGCCCGTCACCTGAATGAGTTAACCTTTCCCTTTGCCCGCTACCAAATGGATGTGGTTTTTCGGGGGGAACGAGCAAAAGATGGGCGCTTTCGTCAGTTCCGCCAGTGCGATATTGATGTAGTTGCTCGTCGTGAACTCAGCTTGCTCTATGATGCTCAGATGCCTGCAATTATCACTGAGATATTTAAAGCGATAAATATTGGTGATTTTTTGATTCGCATCAATAATCGGAAAGTTCTCACAGGGTTTTTTAAGTCAGTAGGAATTACTGAAGATAAAATTAAATCGTGTATTGGTATTGTTGATAATTTAGAAAAAATTGGTGAAACTAAAGTAAAACAAGAGTTAGAAAAAGAGGGCATTTCAGGAGAACAGACTCAAAAAATTATTGATTTTATTAAAATAGATGGTTCTGTTGATGAAGTATTAGATAAACTAAAGCATCTTGCAGAAAATCTGTCGGAAACCGAGCAATTAAGTCTGGGAATTACCGAATTACAAACGGTAATTGCAGGCGTGCGTAATCTTGGAGTTGCCGAAAATCGTTTCTGTATTGATTTATCAATTGCCCGTGGTCTTGATTACTATACTGGTACAGTTTACGAAACAACCTTATTAGGGCATGAAGCTTTAGGTAGTATCTGTTCTGGCGGGAGATATGAAGAATTAGTTGGGGTATTTTTGGGTGAAAAAATGCCTGGTGTAGGCATTTCTATTGGCTTAACTCGCTTAATTAGTCGGTTGTTAAAAGCTGGGATTCTTAGTACCTTAGCTGCTACACCAGCTCAGGTGATGGTAGTGAATATGCAAGAAGATTTAATGCCAACTTATTTAAAAATTTCGCAACATCTGCGTCAGGCTGGAATTAATGTCATTACTAACTTTGATAAGCGCCCCTTGGGTAAACAATTTCAGCTAGCAGATAAACAAGGAATTCAATTTTGTGTAATTATTGGTTCTGAGGAAGTAGCAGCACAAAAGTCATCGCTGAAAGATTTGAAAACAGGTGAGCAAGTAGAAGTGCTACTAGTAGATTTGGCTGAAGAAGTTAAAAAAAGACTTGGCTAA
- a CDS encoding ISL3 family transposase, with product MKFTVEQILNLPDMKVLDFQEIEGEEIIITIEKSVNYSTCPSCGQNTQSIHQNHWRMIHDLSWSKKPVLLKINRRQFKCHKCKKVFSEKLDFVDKSKGYTKRLATDIVQQVLNSNIHRVAERNGLSDEEVESMLKKQASQILNINLSQVKKLGIDEIALVKGQGNYLAVLVDLDTHKPIEIVQSRRIEDIREVIAGWGFEVLNQIEEVSIDLWSPYKSLVEDLMPNANITADRFHVMKQVNDELDRMRKTEKKAAMSLEDKSEKSRQLEALNKSKYSLIKNEDSLNEKQKSKLNSVLEVSPTLAKMHALKEQFRQIFETTKSWGDSITQLLDWMYDARSYFPKSLGTMVRWFGEIVGYFDGRTTSGTVEGINNKLKLIKRLGYGFRNFSNFRLRSLLNWHFSINSP from the coding sequence ATGAAATTTACTGTAGAGCAAATCCTGAATCTGCCCGATATGAAAGTATTAGATTTTCAAGAAATTGAAGGGGAAGAAATAATTATAACGATAGAAAAAAGCGTCAACTATTCGACTTGCCCATCTTGTGGGCAAAATACTCAGAGTATACATCAAAATCATTGGCGGATGATTCATGATTTATCTTGGAGTAAAAAGCCAGTACTCTTAAAAATAAATCGTCGCCAGTTCAAATGTCATAAATGTAAAAAAGTCTTTAGTGAGAAATTAGATTTTGTAGATAAAAGTAAAGGATATACAAAAAGATTAGCAACAGACATAGTACAACAAGTATTAAATAGTAACATTCATAGGGTTGCCGAAAGGAATGGATTGAGTGATGAAGAAGTAGAATCAATGTTAAAAAAGCAAGCTTCACAAATATTAAATATTAATCTAAGCCAGGTAAAAAAGTTAGGTATAGATGAAATAGCTTTAGTTAAAGGTCAAGGAAACTACTTAGCAGTATTAGTGGATTTAGATACTCATAAGCCAATTGAAATAGTGCAATCACGACGAATAGAAGATATCCGTGAAGTAATTGCTGGCTGGGGATTTGAAGTACTTAATCAAATAGAAGAAGTGAGTATTGATCTCTGGTCGCCTTATAAAAGCTTAGTAGAAGATTTAATGCCAAATGCTAACATAACTGCTGACAGGTTTCATGTGATGAAACAAGTAAATGATGAATTAGATAGGATGCGTAAAACTGAGAAGAAAGCAGCAATGTCGTTAGAAGATAAATCCGAAAAATCTCGCCAACTAGAGGCATTAAATAAAAGCAAATATAGTTTAATTAAAAATGAAGATTCTTTAAACGAAAAGCAAAAATCAAAATTAAACTCCGTGTTAGAGGTGTCGCCGACTCTGGCTAAAATGCACGCACTTAAAGAACAATTCCGCCAGATATTTGAAACCACTAAATCTTGGGGAGATAGCATAACACAATTATTAGATTGGATGTATGATGCACGTTCATACTTTCCGAAAAGTCTAGGGACAATGGTGAGATGGTTTGGGGAAATAGTCGGTTATTTTGATGGCAGAACTACCAGTGGTACTGTAGAAGGAATTAATAATAAACTCAAGTTAATTAAAAGACTTGGGTATGGCTTTCGTAATTTTAGCAATTTTCGATTACGCAGTTTATTAAACTGGCACTTTTCTATTAATTCTCCATAA
- a CDS encoding glycerate kinase, translating into MREIGKQQAREAALADRLRAKAFGITPENVDEVIERRSHLLKSVLPAFSQLCQTTFQMEPKEMLQVLWDLWLPLGIKLAAQRQQLGRPLIQGILGGQGTGKTTMSKVLSLILDQLGYRTVSLSLDDLYKTYSDRLLLTQLDPRLIWRGPPGTHDVDLGLNVLDQIRQLQSPVMVPRFDKSAFGGAGDRTTPEMVTNIDIVLFEGWFVGVRPIDPDVFDTAPLPILTDEDRAFARDMNHRLHDYLPLWERLDSLIVLYPTDYRCSLEWRKQAEQQMIAAGKSGMSNAEIEQFVNYFWRSLHPELFIKPLVKDATVVDMVIEIHADHSFGEVYCDRANS; encoded by the coding sequence ATGAGGGAGATAGGGAAGCAGCAAGCAAGAGAAGCAGCGCTGGCAGATAGGTTAAGGGCAAAAGCTTTTGGGATCACGCCGGAAAATGTCGATGAAGTGATCGAAAGGCGATCGCACTTGCTAAAATCTGTTCTCCCAGCTTTTAGTCAATTATGCCAAACTACTTTTCAAATGGAACCCAAGGAAATGTTACAAGTATTGTGGGACTTGTGGCTTCCGTTGGGAATCAAGCTAGCAGCGCAGCGCCAACAGTTAGGACGCCCTCTGATTCAGGGAATATTGGGAGGACAAGGCACTGGTAAAACCACAATGTCTAAAGTTCTCAGCTTGATTCTCGATCAGTTGGGATACCGGACTGTGAGTTTGTCTTTGGATGACTTATATAAAACTTACAGCGATCGCTTACTTTTAACACAGCTAGATCCCCGCTTGATTTGGCGCGGGCCACCAGGAACCCACGATGTAGATTTAGGCTTAAATGTACTAGATCAGATCCGCCAGTTGCAAAGCCCTGTGATGGTTCCTCGCTTTGATAAATCTGCTTTTGGAGGTGCTGGCGATCGCACTACTCCAGAAATGGTCACAAATATAGATATTGTACTATTTGAAGGTTGGTTTGTGGGTGTGCGGCCAATCGACCCAGATGTATTTGATACTGCACCACTGCCAATTCTCACAGATGAAGATAGAGCATTTGCCCGTGATATGAATCATCGCCTCCACGATTATTTACCATTGTGGGAGAGATTAGACAGCTTAATTGTGCTATATCCAACCGATTATCGCTGTTCTTTGGAGTGGCGCAAACAGGCGGAACAGCAGATGATTGCTGCGGGTAAGTCGGGGATGAGCAATGCAGAGATAGAGCAATTTGTCAATTATTTTTGGCGATCGCTTCACCCGGAATTATTCATTAAGCCGTTGGTAAAAGATGCAACAGTGGTTGATATGGTGATTGAGATTCATGCTGATCATAGCTTTGGTGAAGTTTATTGCGATCGGGCTAATTCGTAA
- a CDS encoding DUF565 domain-containing protein, with product MQNTRLNNLFDAIATRLGQWFLNPWRRLSLLLISFLFGFFLGNAVSTTAGQEGVLDIVVAAFLVLLTEITSRIFYSPRFLERRSLLVDSLNLLKVGFIYSLFLEAFKLGS from the coding sequence ATGCAAAACACTCGTCTCAATAACTTATTCGATGCCATTGCAACACGCTTGGGGCAATGGTTTTTAAATCCTTGGCGGCGACTATCGTTGCTGCTCATTAGTTTTTTGTTCGGTTTTTTTCTGGGAAACGCAGTTTCTACTACAGCCGGTCAAGAGGGTGTATTGGATATTGTGGTAGCTGCTTTTTTAGTACTGTTGACGGAAATTACCAGTAGGATATTTTATAGTCCCAGGTTTTTGGAAAGGCGATCGCTCTTGGTAGACTCACTAAATCTCCTCAAAGTTGGTTTCATCTACAGCCTGTTTCTCGAAGCCTTTAAGCTGGGATCGTAG